From Nymphalis io chromosome 12, ilAglIoxx1.1, whole genome shotgun sequence, a single genomic window includes:
- the LOC126772256 gene encoding uncharacterized protein LOC126772256 — translation MSTFGEIVEPVSRTTWEDWDESYIEDNVTTIQWQLPIEIPKRIETFFILEGKFLADYIKVQSQDHLKFLNSNIGVNLYLYELMSSDNYVCTVKDYNLLKSSEIIELLKPFIYKSEDVITIQTKPLMEYQTASLGMQSWVIRKLTTSILSKKSWDFNFAKLEQPNILSGVAAGAVCLREHINLSATALVCYIEHIEEYQTNEIHKLLEKLEIIDTCSVKCNGILSSNLYI, via the exons ATGAGCACTTTCGGCGAAATAGTAGAACCTGTTAGCAGGACAACATGGGAGGATTGGGATGAATCTTACATTGAGGACAATGTCACAAC GATACAATGGCAGCTGCCTATAGAAATTCCAAAAAGAATCGAAACATTTTTCATTCTTGAAGGAAAATTTTTAGCAGATTACATCAAAGTCCAATCTCAAGATCATTTGAAATTTCTAAATTCTAACATAggtgtaaatttatatttgtatgaattaatGTCTTCAGACAATTATGTTTGCACTGTTAAAGATTATAATTTGCTAAAAAGTAgtgaaattattgaattattaaaaccatttatttataaaagtgagGATGTTATAACAATTCAAACAAAACCTTTGATGGAATATCAAACAGCAAGTCTTGGAATGCAATCTTGGGTAATAAGAAAGTTAACAACTTCAATACTGTCTAAAAAATCATGGGATTTTAATTTTGCTAAGCTGGAACAACCTAATATTCTATCAGGAGTGGCTGCCGGAG cTGTATGTTTACGagaacatattaatttatcagCGACTGCATTAGTTTGTTATATAGAACATATTGAAGAATATCaaacaaatgaaatacataagcTACTtgaaaaattagaaataattgatACTTGTTCTGTAAAATGTAATGGTATACTTAGTTCAAATTTATACATTTGA
- the LOC126772177 gene encoding cullin-5 — protein sequence MLNMLKDKGQVTFEDKWPSMRPIVLKLLKQEPVTQIEWQDLFVAVHSVCLWDDRGPYKLRDALQQDIMMYIKQAQVRVLAQREDQALLKAYIAEWGKFFTQCNYLPTPFRQLENSINNMSKVTSSNASSSQKKNNNNNIEDSLVRKLMLDSWNQSIFVEIKQRLQDSAMKLVQAERNGESFDSQLVIGVRESYVNLCSNLVDKLQIYRENFEAAYMQATEEFYKLKASEHLLSNGVQSYMKYADQRLKEEEARAHRYLEPGSGSVAALTQCCEKVLIGEHLPTLLAESAPLIKAGETDKLQLMFRLLDRVPEGVTPILRDLEAHIVSAGLADMVASADIITTDSEKYVERLLDLFKKFSSLAKDAFMDDPRFLTARDKAYKCVVNDTTVFKLELPSSALIRGSKGTAPESKCPELLANYCDMLLRKTPLSKRLTSEQIECRLRDVLLVLKYIENKDVFMRYHKAHLTRRLILDSSADSEKEEDMVEWLREVGMPADYVNKLARMFQDIKVSEDLNTQFRGETTRHDAINIKILNAGAWARGSERVTVSLPLELEDYIPEVEEFYKKKHSGRKLQWYHHMSNGTITFANTVGRFDLDVTTFQMAVLFAWNQRPMEKVTYENLRLATELPDPELRRTLWSLVAFPKLKRQLLCYKPLVQNPKDFSENTTFWVNQEFALIKNGKPQRRGKINLIGRLQLSTERSQIEDNHSIVQLRILRTQEAIIKILKMRKRITNTALQSELVEILKNMFLPSKKMIKEQLEWLIEHKYMRRDDEDINTFIYMA from the exons ATGTTAAATATGTTAAAG GACAAGGGACAAGTAACATTCGAAGATAAATGGCCATCCATGCGTCCTATAGTTTTGAAATTACTAAAGCAGGAACCGGTAACTCAAATAGAATGGCAAGATCTTTTCGTTGCAGTACATTCGGTTTGCCTTTGGGATGACAGAGGCCCATATAAATTAAGAGATGCGCTTCAACAAGATATAATGATGTACATTAAACAGGCTCAAGTTCGTGTTCTAGCACAACGTGAGGATCAGGCACTTTTAAAGGCGTATATTGCGGAATGGGGAAAATTTTTTACTCAGTGCAATTATTTACCTACACCATTTCGCCAATTAGAGAATTCCATTAATAATATGAGTAAAGTGACGAGTTCTAATGCATcaagttctcaaaaaaagaataataataacaacatagAAGATAGCTTAGTGCGAAAGTTGATGTTGGACTCTTGGAATCAAAGTATTTTTGTGGAAATCAAGCAAAGATTACAAGATTCAGCTATGAAACTTGTACAAGCAGAACGTAATGGTGAATCCTTTGACTCACAGCTTGTTATAGGTGTAAGAGAGTCTTATG TTAATTTATGTTCAAATTTAGTTGATAAACTACAAATATACAGAGAAAACTTTGAAGCTGCATACATGCAAGCAACAGAGgagttttataaattgaaagcAAGCGAGCATTTATTATCTAATGGTGTACAGTCTTATATGAAATATGCAGATCAACGACTTAAAGAAGAAGAAGCTAGAGCACATAGATATTTAGAGCCTGGGAGTGGAAGTGTTGCAGCACTTACACAATGTTGTGAAAAAGTTCTTATTGGGGAACATTTGCCCACATTACTTGCTGAAAGTGCTCCTTTAATTAAAGCTGGTGAGACAGATAAACTTCAGCTAATGTTTCGCCTTCTCGATAGAGTGCCGGAAGGTGTTACACCAATATTAAGAGACTTGGAAGCTCATATTGTGTCTGCAGGCTTAGCAGACATGGTTGCATCTGCTGATATAATAACAACAGACTCTGAAAAATATGTAGAGCGTCTATTagatctgtttaaaaaatttagttCTTTAGCTAAAGATGCTTTTATGGATGATCCTAGATTTTTAACTGCTAGGGATAAAGCTTATAAGTGTGTTGTAAATGATACTACAGTTTTTAAGTTGGAACTGCCATCATCAGCCTTAATACGCGGCAGCAAGGGTACTGCCCCAGAAAGCAAGTGTCCTGAGCTGCTTGCTAACTACTGTGATATGTTGTTACGTAAGACACCATTGAGTAAAAGATTAACAAGTGAACAGATAGAATGTAGGTTAAGAgatgttttattagttttaaaatacattgaaaataaagatGTTTTTATGCGATACCATAAAGCACATTTGACTAGAAGGTTGATATTAGATTCTAGTGCAGATTCAGAAAAGGAAGAAGATATGGTTGAGTGGTTGCGTGAAGTTGGTATGCCAGCTGATTATGTTAATAAGCTAGCTCGTATGTTCCAAGATATTAAAGTAAGTGAAGATCTGAACACACAATTTAGAGGTGAAACTACAAGGCATGacgctattaatattaaaattctcaaTGCTGGTGCTTGGGCTAGAGGTTCTGAAAGAGTTACTGTAAGTCTTCCTCTAGAATTAGAGGATTATATTCCAGAAGTAGAAGAATTTTATAAGAAGAAGCACTCTGGCAGAAAATTGCAATGGTATCACCATATGAGTAATGGTACTATCACATTTGCTAACACAGTAGGCAGATTTGATTTAGATGTGACAACTTTTCAAATGGCTGTATTATTTGCATGGAATCAAAGACCTATGGAAAAAGTAACATATGAAAATCTAAGACTTGCTACAGAATTACCTGATCCAGAATTGAGGAGAACTCTTTGGTCATTAGTTGCATTCCCTAAACTCAAAAGGCAGCTTTTATGCTATAAACCACTTGTACAAAATCCAAAAGATTTTTCGGAAAATACAACATTTTGGGTCAATCAAGAATTTGCTCTTATTAAAAATGGTAAACCACAAAGAAGgggtaaaataaacttaattggtAGACTTCAACTTAGTACAGAACGTTCTCAAATAGAAGATAATCACTCCATTGTTCAATTAAGAATTCTAAGAACCCAAgaagcaataataaaaatattaaagatgagGAAACGCATCACAAATACTGCACTTCAG AGTGAACTTGTTGAAATCCTCAAGAATATGTTCCTGCCTTCAAAGAAGATGATTAAAGAGCAGTTAGAATGGCTTATAGAGCACAAGTACATGCGTCGTGATGACGAAGATatcaatacttttatatacatggCCTAA